In the Bacillota bacterium genome, TATTGATTTTTTGTCCGACATATATCAATGTTGCATTTTTGATTTGCGGATTGGCTTTTTTTAGCTCATCAAGCCCAATTTCGAATTTTTTAGCGATCAGCCACATTGTATCGCCTGATTTTACTGTATAGGTTGTAGCCTGTGCAAATGTTCCGAAAGACATTGTAAAAACGAGTACGATACAGAGTATGACCGCGGTCAATTTTTTCATGCGGAAACACCTCCGCAATTATTATTCCACTTAAAAATATTTAATATTATAGAATAAATTGACGAAAGGCAGTTATAAAATGTATAATACGATATAAAATATACTTTTTTTGGGGGCTTTTATGAATATTTGGCATGATATATCAAAAAATCGTATAAAACCAGATGACTTTATTGCCGTTATCGAAATTGAAAAGGGCAGTAAGAAAAAATATGAACTGGATAAGGAAACAGGACATATAATTCTTGATAGAATACTTCATACCTCGACACATTATCCTGCGAACTATGGTTTTATTCCTCTAACATATGGCGATGATCTCGATCCGCTTGATGTTCTTGTTCTTTGCAGTGAATCTTTAGATCCGCTTACCCTAGTAAAATGTTATCCGATTGGTGTAATATCAATGATTGACAACGGAAAATCAGATGAAAAAATTATTGCAATCCCATATAATGATCCGACATATAATAATTATAAGGATATCGAAGAGCTGCCGTCACATATTTTTGATGAAATGCGGCATTTCTTTTCGGTTTATAAAGAACTTGAAGGAAAAGAAACAGCCGTCAAAGAACTTGGCGGGTCTAAAGATGCATTAAAAGTGATTGAAGATTGTATTGATAATTACAATAAACATTTTGGAAAGAAGAACTAAAATATTACACAAAATAATATATTATAACTGAAAATTCGTATAATACTATTAAAATATTACAAAAAGTCAATTATTACAAGGAGAATTTGCAAATGCTTGAGTTTCATGAATTGGCACCAGAGAAGCTTTCTGAAAGCCCTTTTAAGCTTATAGGGAAGGACTGGATGCTTGTTACAGCCGAAAAAGATGGCAAGGTTAATGCCATGACAGCGTCATGGGGCGGACTCGGCGTTATGTGGGGAAAAAATGTTGCATTTATTGTTATACGCCCACAGCGTTATACAAAACAGTTTCTAGATAGTTCTGATACTTTTTCGCTAACTTTTTATGAAGAGACAATGAAAAAGCAGCTTTCTTATTTCGGTTCAGTTTCCGGACGGGATGAAAATAAAATTGAAAAATCGGGTTTTACGCTTGAACACGATGGGAATACACCATATTTTAGTGAAGCTAGAATAGCGCTTATATGTAAAAAATTATTTGCGCAGGATTATCAGCCTGAATGTTTTTTAAGCCATGATATAGAAAAATGGTATCCCGATAAAGATTATCACATGCTGTATATTGCTGAAATTACTAAAATATTAGTAAAGTAAAGCGGATAATAAAAAAGGCGTCAGCTGACGTCTTTTTTTATTTGTATAATCATTGTTTAATGCTTAAGACACGTTCTAATATAACGGCAATTTCAGCTCGCGTGAGATTGGCTTTCGGATTAACAAGATTGTTATCACCATATATCACTTTGGCGTTTACAAGGGCGGAAACAGCATCCACGGCATAATCGGAGATGCCGTCTTTATCTTTGAAAGAGTTTAAATTGCTGCTGCTTCCCGAAATGGTTTTCCCAGTAGCCTCAAGCGTTCGCATTACAAGCACCATTGCGTCTTCTCTAGTTATAGGTGAAGATGGATAAAACCTTCCGCCACTGCCTCCTGCAATGCCCAGCGCTTTTGCAGTCATTACAGCGTCGTAATAATAATTACCTTTGTTTACATCAGAAAAACTGCCGCTTGGCGTTGCGCTAAGGTCAAATGCACGATATAGCATCAGCATAAAATCGCCGCGAGAAACATTGCTTGAAGGACTAAAAGTCCCGGAATCAGTTCCGCTGATAACTCCGTTTTCATACAAGAGATCTATAGAATCTACAGCCCAGGAATAATTCGAATCAACATCACTAAAATATTCGGAATTTTTTGCGTTCACCGTTATTAGCATAACCCCAGAGAGCGAATCGCCGTTCTCACTATATGCTGTGAAGTTAATCTCTGCCGTGCCGCTGAAAGCCGAGTTAGGCACAAAAGTTATATTTGATATATAAGGAATTGAACTGCGGTAATATTTTGAACTTGATGTAACTGCTGAACCGTAATTGGTTGGCGATGTATAGTTATAATAGAGTTTGCCGGTTGAAGAAGCCGGAGGATAAAATTTGACATAAGAAATTGAGGAACTGGTTTCGCTGTAAAATTCATTGTTGAAATCTGCTGCGTCAAGTGTTATGGGCGTATTCATTGAAGTTATATAATTCACTGATATGTTGCCTTCGCCGACTGTAACCGTAAAATTTCCTGAGTAAGAATATCCGTTCGTACTGCATGCGGTATATTTAATTGTGACTATTCCGGTAAATCCTGTGTATGGAACGAAAGAGATATTTGATATAAAAGGCGAAGAATTTTTATAATACTTTGTTGTAGATGAAACCTGAGAATCATAATTGTCCGAAGATGTATAGTTGTAATACAGTGTTCCTTTAGTAGCGGAAGGCTGTGTAAACTTAATATATGATAATGCATATCCGGTTGAAGCCGTAAACATTGTGCTGAAATCAGCGACATCCAGTGATACGGGTGTACTCATACTGGTAGAGTAAGACAGGACTGATTGGTTTTCTTCTACAAGTATCGTTATAGTGCCGGCATAGGTGTAACCGTCTGAAGAATAACCGGTGTAATATAGAGTTACCGATCCTGTATAGTCAGTGTAGGGGACAAATGATACATTGGACAGGTAAGGAGTTGAGTATCTATAATATCGGGTATTGTTTGAAACGACCGAATCGAATAGAGACGCTGATGTATAATTATAATACAGCTTCCCGTCGGATTCGGATGGCAGAGTGAATCGGACATAGTATAGAGAAAATCCCGTTGCATTTTCAAAAGCATTGCTGATATCGGCTGCATTTATGATAACAGGGGTATTTTTATAAGTCGTATATGTAATAGCATCGCTGCTGCCGACTGTAATTACCAGATGACCATTATAAGAAGTCCCTTTTGAATCGTAAGCTGTAAAATATATTGTAAGTGTCCCCGAATATCCCGTATAAGGCACGAATGTAATATTTGAAATAGACGGATCACTTGAGCCTGTGCTGTACTTTGTGCTTGCGGAAACAGTTGATTCATATGAGGATGAAGATACATATTTATAATATAGCTGACCGTAATAGGATGATGGCAGTTTAAATTTTACATAAGATAAGGTACTTCCGGCGGCGCTTTTGAATGCTGTGGTAAAATCTGAAGCAACGAGCTGAACGGAAGTGTTATATTCGGTGTTATAACTAATGGTTGTAGTCGTATCAAAGTTGAGCGTATATGCCACAGCTGTTGCCCATTTCGCGGAGGATGCGACAGTATCGCTTGTCGCTGTCCATGAAAAAAATAGGCTTGTTGCTGTTCCTGTCGGGGTTGTATTGACTCTCAGATATTGCAGGTAATCATATGGGATAATGGCACCATTTTTGAGCGCTGTATCGGCAGTTATAGCTGGATAACCATAGGTTGAGTTTGCATTTATAGAAGCGGCAAGCGTAAGGGTGCCTGAGGCAGCGGCAGGGATAGCAGTTATTTTTACGTATGTAATTGGCACCGTATCTGGCGAATATTGAAAATGCGAGGGAGAAACTGCCCAAGTTGCACCACGACCAATATTGGATCCAATATAGGGAGTAAGAGACAGTGCGTCACATACTGTAATGCTGCCGTTACCTGAAAGTGAAAGTCCGCCTTCACTTGAGACACGCCATGTAAAGGTTGCGGTTCCTGTTGCAGTTCCGGTGAATTTTAAAGTACTGATTGAAGTGGCGGTGAAACTTTTCGTTCCGGTAAATGCGGATGTGCCTGAATACCACGTTCCAAAACCGGAATTGGTAGGCGTTATTTCTATACTTGACAGGGTTCCGCCGTTAAGACTGCATTTGCTGGAGAAATCAGACGCTGTGAATACTATAGATGAATTTATAGAGGTTGAGCGTGTAACCGCTCCTGTTATAAGCGGAGCTGACACACCCTGTATTGTTAATATTACACTGCCTATTGGAGATGAAGTATCAGTCCCTGCATAGGCTTTTACAACATATGATACAGTTCCTCCTTCGGTTAAAACGAATGAAAGAGCACCAGAAGAAATTTCGCTGATACTTACCGGATCTTTGAAGTTATAATCAGCTCCGTTCAACTGCATTGAACCAAAACTTGGGTTAATTCCGGTGATAAGTATAGCGCCTATATCGTTTCCGTCATTTGCGGAATATCTCTGCGTAAAGTCTGAAGCCGTAAAGTTAATGTTATTGCCTTTGATTGCATTTTTTGAAATAGTTCCGGTGAAGGTAGGCGGAGTATACTGTCCACGGACGATACTTATAGAGTATGTAGTAGTATAGACTGAGCTGTCGCCGATTAACTGATATGAGACCAGCATTTCAACGGCAGGACCGTCGATTGTGGCCAGTGAGGTCTTCGGAAAACTGGCGCTGGCAGATGAATAGACTGTTGTGTCGTAGTAAATGTCAAGCCCGTTTGACAGGTCGACAGAACTTGCTGTATTGTAAGACACAGTTATGGTTGCGGATGTTGTTCCGCTTACATTAACTGCAGTCGGCGAGCCTTTTAACTTAATTGAAGTAAGTACATACTGCCCGTCTGCCGCTTTTGCGCTGGGGGGAAGCAGACTTAAAACAAAAAATGCAGTGATTAAGAAGCTGAGTGTCCTTTTTAGTATATATTTCATATCCATCCTCCGGTGATTATCAAACTCTTATATAATATAATTCGTAAGAATTGCCCTAATCTTTAGATAAATTTAAAAAGAGGCACTGGAAAGTACCTCCTTGATTATAATATATTTACTGCCACTGTGAAAGCTGTTTTTTCATCCAGCCGTAGACATCGGTATGATAAACTGACTCAAGGTTTGAGGGTGTAAGGACTTCGTTGACTTTTCCGTATGCTCTGATTTTGCCCTCATCAAGCAGCAAAACATTATTAGCGTAAGCTCGAATAAAATTAAAATCGTGACCTACAACAATTACTGCATGGCCATCCTGCTCGGCCCATTTTTTTAGAATGTCAAATATGCCTAGCTGATGGTTAAAATCTAAATGGCTCGCAGGCTCGTCAAGGATAAGAATGTTGGGGCGCTGAGCAAATAATTTTGCCAACATCACTCGCTGAAATTCTCCGCCTGACAAGGTTTGAATCGATCGGTCACGAAGATGGCCTGTCTGCGTGTTTTCAAGCGAGTCTTCTATTATTTGCTTATCTTCCTGAGTTAAACGATCAAAAAGCCCCTGCTTATGGGCATATCTCCCAAGAGACACGACTTCATATACGGTATATGAAAACTGTGGATTTACTTTTTGGGACATAACGCCGATCTTGCGAGCGCGTTCGGTTGCAGAATAAAGGCTGATATTTTTTGAAATCAATGATATTCGCCCTTTACAAGGGTATTCGCCCATTA is a window encoding:
- a CDS encoding inorganic diphosphatase codes for the protein MNIWHDISKNRIKPDDFIAVIEIEKGSKKKYELDKETGHIILDRILHTSTHYPANYGFIPLTYGDDLDPLDVLVLCSESLDPLTLVKCYPIGVISMIDNGKSDEKIIAIPYNDPTYNNYKDIEELPSHIFDEMRHFFSVYKELEGKETAVKELGGSKDALKVIEDCIDNYNKHFGKKN
- a CDS encoding flavin reductase, with translation MLEFHELAPEKLSESPFKLIGKDWMLVTAEKDGKVNAMTASWGGLGVMWGKNVAFIVIRPQRYTKQFLDSSDTFSLTFYEETMKKQLSYFGSVSGRDENKIEKSGFTLEHDGNTPYFSEARIALICKKLFAQDYQPECFLSHDIEKWYPDKDYHMLYIAEITKILVK
- a CDS encoding S-layer homology domain-containing protein → MKYILKRTLSFLITAFFVLSLLPPSAKAADGQYVLTSIKLKGSPTAVNVSGTTSATITVSYNTASSVDLSNGLDIYYDTTVYSSASASFPKTSLATIDGPAVEMLVSYQLIGDSSVYTTTYSISIVRGQYTPPTFTGTISKNAIKGNNINFTASDFTQRYSANDGNDIGAILITGINPSFGSMQLNGADYNFKDPVSISEISSGALSFVLTEGGTVSYVVKAYAGTDTSSPIGSVILTIQGVSAPLITGAVTRSTSINSSIVFTASDFSSKCSLNGGTLSSIEITPTNSGFGTWYSGTSAFTGTKSFTATSISTLKFTGTATGTATFTWRVSSEGGLSLSGNGSITVCDALSLTPYIGSNIGRGATWAVSPSHFQYSPDTVPITYVKITAIPAAASGTLTLAASINANSTYGYPAITADTALKNGAIIPYDYLQYLRVNTTPTGTATSLFFSWTATSDTVASSAKWATAVAYTLNFDTTTTISYNTEYNTSVQLVASDFTTAFKSAAGSTLSYVKFKLPSSYYGQLYYKYVSSSSYESTVSASTKYSTGSSDPSISNITFVPYTGYSGTLTIYFTAYDSKGTSYNGHLVITVGSSDAITYTTYKNTPVIINAADISNAFENATGFSLYYVRFTLPSESDGKLYYNYTSASLFDSVVSNNTRYYRYSTPYLSNVSFVPYTDYTGSVTLYYTGYSSDGYTYAGTITILVEENQSVLSYSTSMSTPVSLDVADFSTMFTASTGYALSYIKFTQPSATKGTLYYNYTSSDNYDSQVSSTTKYYKNSSPFISNISFVPYTGFTGIVTIKYTACSTNGYSYSGNFTVTVGEGNISVNYITSMNTPITLDAADFNNEFYSETSSSISYVKFYPPASSTGKLYYNYTSPTNYGSAVTSSSKYYRSSIPYISNITFVPNSAFSGTAEINFTAYSENGDSLSGVMLITVNAKNSEYFSDVDSNYSWAVDSIDLLYENGVISGTDSGTFSPSSNVSRGDFMLMLYRAFDLSATPSGSFSDVNKGNYYYDAVMTAKALGIAGGSGGRFYPSSPITREDAMVLVMRTLEATGKTISGSSSNLNSFKDKDGISDYAVDAVSALVNAKVIYGDNNLVNPKANLTRAEIAVILERVLSIKQ
- a CDS encoding ABC transporter ATP-binding protein; this translates as MMLNISDLCVSLNKTPILQNISFHLSEHDFLVIAGKNGAGKTTLIKAIMGEYPCKGRISLISKNISLYSATERARKIGVMSQKVNPQFSYTVYEVVSLGRYAHKQGLFDRLTQEDKQIIEDSLENTQTGHLRDRSIQTLSGGEFQRVMLAKLFAQRPNILILDEPASHLDFNHQLGIFDILKKWAEQDGHAVIVVGHDFNFIRAYANNVLLLDEGKIRAYGKVNEVLTPSNLESVYHTDVYGWMKKQLSQWQ